Proteins co-encoded in one Phycodurus eques isolate BA_2022a chromosome 14, UOR_Pequ_1.1, whole genome shotgun sequence genomic window:
- the LOC133413233 gene encoding uncharacterized protein LOC133413233 isoform X1, whose protein sequence is MIDICHHNKVRGVFFKKLHKMYLVQHFMKGFRVVIYTNCSVCPGTLSHIFGYENMEGCDPSDSGKTSNMEQLAFKYKEMCKVESSTDSDSEISPRWSDTSTMECVSSAPESGSLRRTLPLVHDPAGRQGCYSLFLDPYDGSSEDSDDINMDPSAPSRRTRQHGGRFQRRSRRFILHSPQSTAFRPMVEPTERVREQGCHLVDVHMKCVDDSEVWLCELTEDLTGSQAAAAGIQVHCRLHRDTRLPESSSERPANPCNVRVVLKRKLAVPAADGLEQKKKQRVVHMAEDEEGGGDSASEACESPVK, encoded by the exons ATGATCGACATATGCCATCATAACAAAGTTAGAGgggttttctttaaaaaattacataaaatgtaCCTTGTACAGCATTTCATGAAAGGTTTTAGAGTTGTTATTTATACTAATTGTTCAGTGTGTCCTGGAACTCTATCACATATTTTTGGCTACGAAAATATGGAAGGATGTG ACCCCAGTGACAGTGGCAAAACGAGCAACATGGAGCAGCTCGCCTTCAAATACAAG GAGATGTGTAAAGTGGAGTCCAGcactgattctgactctgagaTTAGTCCAAGATGGTCAGACACCAGCACCATG GAATGTGTGAGCAGCGCCCCAGAAAGTGGCAGCTTAAGACGGACGTTGCCACTGGTGCACGACCCTGCAGGACGCCAGGGATGTTACTCTTTG TTTTTGGATCCGTATGACGGGAGCTCTGAGGATTCTGACGACATTAACATGGATCCCAGTGCCCCGAGCAGGCGAACCAGGCAGCACGGGGGTCGCTTCCAACGTCGGAGCAGGCGTTTTATCCTTCACTCTCCTCAGTCCACTGCCTTTAGACCAATGGTGGAACCCACAGAGAGAGTGAGGGAACAGGGGTGTCATCTTGTGGATGTGCACATGAAGTGTGTGGACGACTCTGAGGTTTGGCTGTGCGAGCTGACCGAGGATCTGACCGGCAGCCAAGCGGCAGCGGCGGGCATCCAAGTGCACTGCCGACTCCACCGTGACACCCGGTTGCCCGAGAGCTCCTCTGAAAGACCGGCCAACCCGTGTAACGTCCGGGTGGTGCTCAAGAGGAAGCTGGCTGTGCCCGCGGCTGATGGACTGgagcaaaaaaagaagcagcGTGTGGTCCACATGGCGGAAGATGAAGAAGGAGGAGGTGATTCTGCATCAGAAGCATGCGAAAGCCCGGTCAAGTGA
- the wdr20a gene encoding WD repeat-containing protein 20 isoform X2 — protein MLISKMAAEGGGKEMNEIKTQFTTREGVYKLLTHSEYSRPNRVPFNSQGSNPVKVSFVNVNDQSGNGDRICFNVGRELYFYIYKGVRKAADLSKPIDKRIYKGTQPTCHDFNHLTATAESVSLLVGFSAGQVQLIDPIKKETSKLFNEEPPVQWRREARVQARWL, from the exons ATGTTAATTTCAAAGATGGCGGCGGAGGGAGGAGGGAAGGAGATGAACGAAATCAAAACTCAGTTCACCACCCGGGAAGGCGTCTATAAACTCCTCACTCACTCTGAATACAGCCGCCCCAACAGAGTGCCTTTCAACTCGCAGGGCTCCAACCCGGTCAAGGTCTCCTTCGTCAACGTCAACGACCAGTCGGGCAACGGGGACAGGATCTGTTTCAATGTGGGCCGTGAGCTCTACTTCTACATCTACAAAGGCGTGAGAAAG GCCGCTGACCTGAGCAAGCCCATCGACAAGCGCATCTACAAGGGAACACAGCCCACCTGTCATGATTTCAACCACCTCACCGCCACGGCCGAGAGCGTTTCGCTGCTGGTGGGCTTCTCTGCCGGGCAGGTGCAGCTCATCGACCCCATCAAGAAGGAGACAAGCAAGCTCTTCAATGAGGAG
- the LOC133413233 gene encoding uncharacterized protein LOC133413233 isoform X2, whose protein sequence is MIDICHHNKVRGVFFKKLHKMYLVQHFMKGFRVVIYTNCSVCPGTLSHIFGYENMEGCDPSDSGKTSNMEQLAFKYKECVSSAPESGSLRRTLPLVHDPAGRQGCYSLFLDPYDGSSEDSDDINMDPSAPSRRTRQHGGRFQRRSRRFILHSPQSTAFRPMVEPTERVREQGCHLVDVHMKCVDDSEVWLCELTEDLTGSQAAAAGIQVHCRLHRDTRLPESSSERPANPCNVRVVLKRKLAVPAADGLEQKKKQRVVHMAEDEEGGGDSASEACESPVK, encoded by the exons ATGATCGACATATGCCATCATAACAAAGTTAGAGgggttttctttaaaaaattacataaaatgtaCCTTGTACAGCATTTCATGAAAGGTTTTAGAGTTGTTATTTATACTAATTGTTCAGTGTGTCCTGGAACTCTATCACATATTTTTGGCTACGAAAATATGGAAGGATGTG ACCCCAGTGACAGTGGCAAAACGAGCAACATGGAGCAGCTCGCCTTCAAATACAAG GAATGTGTGAGCAGCGCCCCAGAAAGTGGCAGCTTAAGACGGACGTTGCCACTGGTGCACGACCCTGCAGGACGCCAGGGATGTTACTCTTTG TTTTTGGATCCGTATGACGGGAGCTCTGAGGATTCTGACGACATTAACATGGATCCCAGTGCCCCGAGCAGGCGAACCAGGCAGCACGGGGGTCGCTTCCAACGTCGGAGCAGGCGTTTTATCCTTCACTCTCCTCAGTCCACTGCCTTTAGACCAATGGTGGAACCCACAGAGAGAGTGAGGGAACAGGGGTGTCATCTTGTGGATGTGCACATGAAGTGTGTGGACGACTCTGAGGTTTGGCTGTGCGAGCTGACCGAGGATCTGACCGGCAGCCAAGCGGCAGCGGCGGGCATCCAAGTGCACTGCCGACTCCACCGTGACACCCGGTTGCCCGAGAGCTCCTCTGAAAGACCGGCCAACCCGTGTAACGTCCGGGTGGTGCTCAAGAGGAAGCTGGCTGTGCCCGCGGCTGATGGACTGgagcaaaaaaagaagcagcGTGTGGTCCACATGGCGGAAGATGAAGAAGGAGGAGGTGATTCTGCATCAGAAGCATGCGAAAGCCCGGTCAAGTGA
- the wdr20a gene encoding WD repeat-containing protein 20 isoform X3, which translates to MLISKMAAEGGGKEMNEIKTQFTTREGVYKLLTHSEYSRPNRVPFNSQGSNPVKVSFVNVNDQSGNGDRICFNVGRELYFYIYKGVRKAADLSKPIDKRIYKGTQPTCHDFNHLTATAESVSLLVGFSAGQVQLIDPIKKETSKLFNEE; encoded by the exons ATGTTAATTTCAAAGATGGCGGCGGAGGGAGGAGGGAAGGAGATGAACGAAATCAAAACTCAGTTCACCACCCGGGAAGGCGTCTATAAACTCCTCACTCACTCTGAATACAGCCGCCCCAACAGAGTGCCTTTCAACTCGCAGGGCTCCAACCCGGTCAAGGTCTCCTTCGTCAACGTCAACGACCAGTCGGGCAACGGGGACAGGATCTGTTTCAATGTGGGCCGTGAGCTCTACTTCTACATCTACAAAGGCGTGAGAAAG GCCGCTGACCTGAGCAAGCCCATCGACAAGCGCATCTACAAGGGAACACAGCCCACCTGTCATGATTTCAACCACCTCACCGCCACGGCCGAGAGCGTTTCGCTGCTGGTGGGCTTCTCTGCCGGGCAGGTGCAGCTCATCGACCCCATCAAGAAGGAGACAAGCAAGCTCTTCAATGAGGAG
- the wdr20a gene encoding WD repeat-containing protein 20 isoform X4: MLISKMAAEGGGKEMNEIKTQFTTREGVYKLLTHSEYSRPNRVPFNSQGSNPVKVSFVNVNDQSGNGDRICFNVGRELYFYIYKGVRKAADLSKPIDKRIYKGTQPTCHDFNHLTATAESVSLLVGFSAGQVQLIDPIKKETSKLFNEERLIDKSRVTCVKWVPGSESLFLVSHASGNMYLYNVEHTCGTTAPHYQLLKQGDNYSVHTCKSKSTRNPLLKWTVGEGALNEFAFSPDGKFLACVSQDGFLRVFNFDAVELHGTMKSYFGGLLCVCWSPDGKYIVAGGEDDLVTVWSFLDCRVIARGHGHKSWVSVVAFDHYTTSVEESDPLEFSGSDEDFQEQVANSGRDRANSTQSRLSKRNSTDSRPVSVTYRFGSVGQDTQLCLWDLTEDILFPHLPLSRTRTHTNVMTATIPPAGPTILTSSTNATNGSTSEASTPGVNSVSSTLPRSNSLPHSTTSGTTATTTTTTANNTNKPSGGIMDSTIATGVSKFATLSLHERKERHHDKDHKRNHSMGHISSKSSDKLNVLTKIKADAAKTLGTPLCPRMEDVPLLEPLICKKIAHERLTVLIFLEDCLVTACQEGFICTWARPGKVGLLSSQNQASSPSGTVV; encoded by the exons ATGTTAATTTCAAAGATGGCGGCGGAGGGAGGAGGGAAGGAGATGAACGAAATCAAAACTCAGTTCACCACCCGGGAAGGCGTCTATAAACTCCTCACTCACTCTGAATACAGCCGCCCCAACAGAGTGCCTTTCAACTCGCAGGGCTCCAACCCGGTCAAGGTCTCCTTCGTCAACGTCAACGACCAGTCGGGCAACGGGGACAGGATCTGTTTCAATGTGGGCCGTGAGCTCTACTTCTACATCTACAAAGGCGTGAGAAAG GCCGCTGACCTGAGCAAGCCCATCGACAAGCGCATCTACAAGGGAACACAGCCCACCTGTCATGATTTCAACCACCTCACCGCCACGGCCGAGAGCGTTTCGCTGCTGGTGGGCTTCTCTGCCGGGCAGGTGCAGCTCATCGACCCCATCAAGAAGGAGACAAGCAAGCTCTTCAATGAGGAG AGACTAATAGACAAGTCCAGGGTGACGTGTGTGAAGTGGGTTCCAGGCTCCGAGAGCCTCTTCCTGGTGTCGCACGCCAGCGGCAACATGTACCTGTACAACGTGGAGCACACGTGCGGCACCACCGCACCACACTACCAGCTCCTAAAGCAGGGTGACAACTACTCTGTGCACACCTGCAAGAGCAAATCCACGCGGAACCCCCTCCTCAAATGGACGGTGGGTGAGGGCGCCCTCAACGAGTTTGCTTTCTCCCCGGACGGGAAGTTCCTGGCGTGCGTGAGCCAGGACGGCTTCCTGCGGGTGTTCAACTTTGACGCCGTGGAGCTGCACGGCACCATGAAGAGCTACTTCGGCGGCCTGCTGTGCGTGTGCTGGAGCCCCGACGGCAAGTACATCGTAGCGGGCGGCGAGGATGACCTGGTCACGGTGTGGTCCTTCCTGGACTGCCGGGTGATCGCGCGCGGCCACGGCCACAAGTCGTGGGTGAGCGTGGTGGCCTTCGATCACTACACCACCAGCGTGGAGGAGAGCGACCCGCTGGAGTTCAGCGGCAGCGACGAGGACTTCCAGGAGCAGGTGGCCAACTCGGGGCGGGACCGCGCCAACAGCACGCAGTCGCGCCTCTCGAAGCGCAACTCCACCGACAGCCGGCCCGTCAGCGTCACGTACCGCTTCGGCTCGGTGGGCCAGGACACTCAGCTGTGCCTGTGGGACCTCACCGAGGACATCCTGTTCCCGCATCTGCCTCTTTCtcggacacgcacgcacacaaacgtgATGACCGCTACCATCCCGCCGGCAGGCCCCACCATACTCACTTCTAGTACTAACGCCACCAACGGAAGCACCAGCGAGGCCAGCACTCCTGGCGTGAACTCTGTCTCCAGTACACTACCGCGTTCCAATAGCCTGCCCCATTCCACCACTTCCGGCACCACCGCAACAACCACAACTACGACAGCAAATAACACTAACAAGCCGAGCGGCGGTATCATGGACAGCACCATCGCCACGGGCGTCAGCAAGTTCGCCACGCTGTCGCTGCACGAGCGCAAGGAGCGCCACCACGACAAGGACCACAAGCGCAACCACAGCATGGGCCACATCAGCAGTAAGAGCAGCGACAAACTTAACGTGCTGACCAAGATCAAGGCGGACGCCGCCAAGACGCTGGGCACGCCGCTCTGCCCGCGCATGGAGGACGTGCCGCTGCTTGAGCCGCTCATCTGTAAAAAGATAGCGCACGAGAGGCTGACTGTGCTCATATTTTTAGAGGACTGCTTAGTAACTGCTTGTCAGGAGGGATTTATTTGCACATGGGCCAGGCCGGGCAAAGTG
- the wdr20a gene encoding WD repeat-containing protein 20 isoform X1 translates to MLISKMAAEGGGKEMNEIKTQFTTREGVYKLLTHSEYSRPNRVPFNSQGSNPVKVSFVNVNDQSGNGDRICFNVGRELYFYIYKGVRKAADLSKPIDKRIYKGTQPTCHDFNHLTATAESVSLLVGFSAGQVQLIDPIKKETSKLFNEERLIDKSRVTCVKWVPGSESLFLVSHASGNMYLYNVEHTCGTTAPHYQLLKQGDNYSVHTCKSKSTRNPLLKWTVGEGALNEFAFSPDGKFLACVSQDGFLRVFNFDAVELHGTMKSYFGGLLCVCWSPDGKYIVAGGEDDLVTVWSFLDCRVIARGHGHKSWVSVVAFDHYTTSVEESDPLEFSGSDEDFQEQVANSGRDRANSTQSRLSKRNSTDSRPVSVTYRFGSVGQDTQLCLWDLTEDILFPHLPLSRTRTHTNVMTATIPPAGPTILTSSTNATNGSTSEASTPGVNSVSSTLPRSNSLPHSTTSGTTATTTTTTANNTNKPSGGIMDSTIATGVSKFATLSLHERKERHHDKDHKRNHSMGHISSKSSDKLNVLTKIKADAAKTLGTPLCPRMEDVPLLEPLICKKIAHERLTVLIFLEDCLVTACQEGFICTWARPGKVEKGCPPLP, encoded by the exons ATGTTAATTTCAAAGATGGCGGCGGAGGGAGGAGGGAAGGAGATGAACGAAATCAAAACTCAGTTCACCACCCGGGAAGGCGTCTATAAACTCCTCACTCACTCTGAATACAGCCGCCCCAACAGAGTGCCTTTCAACTCGCAGGGCTCCAACCCGGTCAAGGTCTCCTTCGTCAACGTCAACGACCAGTCGGGCAACGGGGACAGGATCTGTTTCAATGTGGGCCGTGAGCTCTACTTCTACATCTACAAAGGCGTGAGAAAG GCCGCTGACCTGAGCAAGCCCATCGACAAGCGCATCTACAAGGGAACACAGCCCACCTGTCATGATTTCAACCACCTCACCGCCACGGCCGAGAGCGTTTCGCTGCTGGTGGGCTTCTCTGCCGGGCAGGTGCAGCTCATCGACCCCATCAAGAAGGAGACAAGCAAGCTCTTCAATGAGGAG AGACTAATAGACAAGTCCAGGGTGACGTGTGTGAAGTGGGTTCCAGGCTCCGAGAGCCTCTTCCTGGTGTCGCACGCCAGCGGCAACATGTACCTGTACAACGTGGAGCACACGTGCGGCACCACCGCACCACACTACCAGCTCCTAAAGCAGGGTGACAACTACTCTGTGCACACCTGCAAGAGCAAATCCACGCGGAACCCCCTCCTCAAATGGACGGTGGGTGAGGGCGCCCTCAACGAGTTTGCTTTCTCCCCGGACGGGAAGTTCCTGGCGTGCGTGAGCCAGGACGGCTTCCTGCGGGTGTTCAACTTTGACGCCGTGGAGCTGCACGGCACCATGAAGAGCTACTTCGGCGGCCTGCTGTGCGTGTGCTGGAGCCCCGACGGCAAGTACATCGTAGCGGGCGGCGAGGATGACCTGGTCACGGTGTGGTCCTTCCTGGACTGCCGGGTGATCGCGCGCGGCCACGGCCACAAGTCGTGGGTGAGCGTGGTGGCCTTCGATCACTACACCACCAGCGTGGAGGAGAGCGACCCGCTGGAGTTCAGCGGCAGCGACGAGGACTTCCAGGAGCAGGTGGCCAACTCGGGGCGGGACCGCGCCAACAGCACGCAGTCGCGCCTCTCGAAGCGCAACTCCACCGACAGCCGGCCCGTCAGCGTCACGTACCGCTTCGGCTCGGTGGGCCAGGACACTCAGCTGTGCCTGTGGGACCTCACCGAGGACATCCTGTTCCCGCATCTGCCTCTTTCtcggacacgcacgcacacaaacgtgATGACCGCTACCATCCCGCCGGCAGGCCCCACCATACTCACTTCTAGTACTAACGCCACCAACGGAAGCACCAGCGAGGCCAGCACTCCTGGCGTGAACTCTGTCTCCAGTACACTACCGCGTTCCAATAGCCTGCCCCATTCCACCACTTCCGGCACCACCGCAACAACCACAACTACGACAGCAAATAACACTAACAAGCCGAGCGGCGGTATCATGGACAGCACCATCGCCACGGGCGTCAGCAAGTTCGCCACGCTGTCGCTGCACGAGCGCAAGGAGCGCCACCACGACAAGGACCACAAGCGCAACCACAGCATGGGCCACATCAGCAGTAAGAGCAGCGACAAACTTAACGTGCTGACCAAGATCAAGGCGGACGCCGCCAAGACGCTGGGCACGCCGCTCTGCCCGCGCATGGAGGACGTGCCGCTGCTTGAGCCGCTCATCTGTAAAAAGATAGCGCACGAGAGGCTGACTGTGCTCATATTTTTAGAGGACTGCTTAGTAACTGCTTGTCAGGAGGGATTTATTTGCACATGGGCCAGGCCGGGCAAAGTG
- the LOC133413233 gene encoding uncharacterized protein LOC133413233 isoform X3, which yields MSRARSTWPIESMAHRRRRRPNLNPDPSDSGKTSNMEQLAFKYKEMCKVESSTDSDSEISPRWSDTSTMECVSSAPESGSLRRTLPLVHDPAGRQGCYSLFLDPYDGSSEDSDDINMDPSAPSRRTRQHGGRFQRRSRRFILHSPQSTAFRPMVEPTERVREQGCHLVDVHMKCVDDSEVWLCELTEDLTGSQAAAAGIQVHCRLHRDTRLPESSSERPANPCNVRVVLKRKLAVPAADGLEQKKKQRVVHMAEDEEGGGDSASEACESPVK from the exons ATGAGTCGCGCGCGCTCTACCTGGCCCATCGAAAGCATGGCTCACCGTAGGCGACGACGACCAAATTTAAACCCAG ACCCCAGTGACAGTGGCAAAACGAGCAACATGGAGCAGCTCGCCTTCAAATACAAG GAGATGTGTAAAGTGGAGTCCAGcactgattctgactctgagaTTAGTCCAAGATGGTCAGACACCAGCACCATG GAATGTGTGAGCAGCGCCCCAGAAAGTGGCAGCTTAAGACGGACGTTGCCACTGGTGCACGACCCTGCAGGACGCCAGGGATGTTACTCTTTG TTTTTGGATCCGTATGACGGGAGCTCTGAGGATTCTGACGACATTAACATGGATCCCAGTGCCCCGAGCAGGCGAACCAGGCAGCACGGGGGTCGCTTCCAACGTCGGAGCAGGCGTTTTATCCTTCACTCTCCTCAGTCCACTGCCTTTAGACCAATGGTGGAACCCACAGAGAGAGTGAGGGAACAGGGGTGTCATCTTGTGGATGTGCACATGAAGTGTGTGGACGACTCTGAGGTTTGGCTGTGCGAGCTGACCGAGGATCTGACCGGCAGCCAAGCGGCAGCGGCGGGCATCCAAGTGCACTGCCGACTCCACCGTGACACCCGGTTGCCCGAGAGCTCCTCTGAAAGACCGGCCAACCCGTGTAACGTCCGGGTGGTGCTCAAGAGGAAGCTGGCTGTGCCCGCGGCTGATGGACTGgagcaaaaaaagaagcagcGTGTGGTCCACATGGCGGAAGATGAAGAAGGAGGAGGTGATTCTGCATCAGAAGCATGCGAAAGCCCGGTCAAGTGA
- the LOC133413233 gene encoding uncharacterized protein LOC133413233 isoform X4, giving the protein MEQLAFKYKEMCKVESSTDSDSEISPRWSDTSTMECVSSAPESGSLRRTLPLVHDPAGRQGCYSLFLDPYDGSSEDSDDINMDPSAPSRRTRQHGGRFQRRSRRFILHSPQSTAFRPMVEPTERVREQGCHLVDVHMKCVDDSEVWLCELTEDLTGSQAAAAGIQVHCRLHRDTRLPESSSERPANPCNVRVVLKRKLAVPAADGLEQKKKQRVVHMAEDEEGGGDSASEACESPVK; this is encoded by the exons ATGGAGCAGCTCGCCTTCAAATACAAG GAGATGTGTAAAGTGGAGTCCAGcactgattctgactctgagaTTAGTCCAAGATGGTCAGACACCAGCACCATG GAATGTGTGAGCAGCGCCCCAGAAAGTGGCAGCTTAAGACGGACGTTGCCACTGGTGCACGACCCTGCAGGACGCCAGGGATGTTACTCTTTG TTTTTGGATCCGTATGACGGGAGCTCTGAGGATTCTGACGACATTAACATGGATCCCAGTGCCCCGAGCAGGCGAACCAGGCAGCACGGGGGTCGCTTCCAACGTCGGAGCAGGCGTTTTATCCTTCACTCTCCTCAGTCCACTGCCTTTAGACCAATGGTGGAACCCACAGAGAGAGTGAGGGAACAGGGGTGTCATCTTGTGGATGTGCACATGAAGTGTGTGGACGACTCTGAGGTTTGGCTGTGCGAGCTGACCGAGGATCTGACCGGCAGCCAAGCGGCAGCGGCGGGCATCCAAGTGCACTGCCGACTCCACCGTGACACCCGGTTGCCCGAGAGCTCCTCTGAAAGACCGGCCAACCCGTGTAACGTCCGGGTGGTGCTCAAGAGGAAGCTGGCTGTGCCCGCGGCTGATGGACTGgagcaaaaaaagaagcagcGTGTGGTCCACATGGCGGAAGATGAAGAAGGAGGAGGTGATTCTGCATCAGAAGCATGCGAAAGCCCGGTCAAGTGA